From the genome of Geobacter sp. SVR, one region includes:
- a CDS encoding amylo-alpha-1,6-glucosidase: protein MKEVIQVEDRYYILAASDRAAECLRVLKHGETFAIFDCHGDIQPIGLGEQGIFHEGTRFLSKLELRFAGERPLLLGSTINKQNELLAVDLMNPDFTADGHQVRRDAVHVFRSKFIWKGNCYEQLRLTNFSLEPLEIPFSLSFDNDFADIFEVRGTRREARGTFRPPEYSGSTAVLSYDGRDGVLRTTRLDFHPPPAGLSDSEATYRVALKPKESATFCITVTCACRECESFCGSYEQALAESRESLYEFKNDYCEIVTDDDHFNTLLARSQSDLIMMTTCTESGAYPYAGVPWFSTPFGRDGILTALEMLWANPDMARGVLTFLAHTQADRIDAENDAEPGKILHETRKGEMAALREIPFGFYYGSVDSTPLFIVLAGAYYERSGDRDFIAGIWPNVLRALEWIDTYGDADGDGFVEYARHSHEGLVQQGWKDSEDSVFHADGTLAKAPIALCEVQGYVYEAKVRAAEMATALGETERAAVLREQASTLQRRFHEAFWCEDLSVYALALDGDKRPCRVRSSNTGHCLFSGIAAPEHAGLISASLLSDIFFTGWGIRTIASTEQRYNPMSYHNGSIWPHDNALIAAGLARYGYTEKAIDVLQGIFDASQAMELHRLPELFCGFKRRDDFSPILYPVACAPQAWAAASVYLMLQGCIGLSIDAVSKRVRFNFPVLPPFLNEVRIDNLRVGADASVDVVLKRYNGDVTVSVVRKQGPVEVMIVK, encoded by the coding sequence ATGAAGGAGGTCATCCAGGTAGAGGACCGCTACTATATACTGGCTGCATCGGACCGGGCCGCGGAGTGTCTGCGCGTGTTGAAGCACGGCGAAACTTTTGCGATCTTCGACTGCCACGGCGACATTCAGCCGATCGGACTTGGGGAACAGGGTATCTTTCACGAGGGAACCCGTTTTCTGTCAAAACTGGAGCTGCGTTTCGCGGGCGAGCGTCCGCTCCTGTTGGGATCCACCATCAACAAGCAGAATGAACTGCTGGCCGTCGACCTGATGAATCCCGACTTCACTGCCGACGGCCATCAGGTCCGGCGCGATGCGGTACATGTATTCCGCTCCAAGTTCATCTGGAAAGGGAACTGCTACGAGCAGCTGCGTCTGACCAACTTCAGCCTGGAGCCTCTGGAGATACCCTTCAGCCTGAGCTTCGACAATGATTTCGCCGATATCTTCGAAGTGCGCGGTACCAGGCGTGAAGCTCGGGGAACCTTCCGTCCCCCCGAATACAGCGGCTCTACGGCCGTATTGTCGTATGACGGCCGCGACGGCGTTCTGCGGACGACACGTCTCGACTTCCACCCCCCTCCCGCCGGACTGTCCGATTCGGAGGCCACCTACCGGGTGGCTCTCAAGCCGAAGGAGTCGGCCACCTTCTGTATCACCGTGACCTGCGCCTGCCGGGAATGCGAGAGCTTCTGCGGCTCCTATGAGCAGGCGCTGGCAGAGTCGCGCGAATCTCTGTACGAATTCAAGAATGACTACTGCGAGATCGTCACCGATGACGACCATTTCAACACCCTGCTGGCCCGCTCACAGTCGGACCTGATCATGATGACGACCTGCACGGAGTCGGGCGCCTATCCCTATGCCGGGGTTCCCTGGTTCAGCACCCCCTTCGGCAGGGACGGCATCCTGACTGCCCTGGAGATGCTGTGGGCCAATCCGGATATGGCCCGCGGCGTACTTACCTTTCTGGCTCACACCCAGGCCGACCGGATCGATGCGGAAAACGATGCCGAACCGGGCAAGATCCTGCACGAGACACGCAAAGGCGAGATGGCCGCTTTGCGGGAGATTCCCTTCGGCTTCTATTATGGCAGCGTCGATTCCACACCGCTGTTCATCGTCCTGGCCGGTGCCTATTACGAGCGCTCGGGCGACCGGGATTTCATCGCCGGGATTTGGCCCAATGTGCTGCGGGCGCTGGAATGGATCGACACCTACGGCGATGCTGACGGCGACGGCTTTGTCGAGTATGCCCGGCATTCGCACGAAGGCTTGGTACAGCAGGGGTGGAAGGACTCGGAGGATTCCGTCTTCCATGCCGACGGCACCCTGGCCAAGGCTCCCATTGCCCTGTGCGAGGTGCAGGGCTATGTCTATGAAGCCAAGGTGCGGGCCGCGGAAATGGCAACCGCACTGGGAGAAACGGAGCGTGCCGCCGTACTGCGGGAGCAGGCCAGCACGTTGCAGCGGCGGTTTCACGAGGCTTTCTGGTGCGAGGATCTCTCGGTGTACGCCCTGGCCCTGGACGGGGACAAGCGCCCCTGCCGGGTACGCTCCTCCAATACGGGGCACTGCCTCTTTTCAGGCATCGCCGCCCCCGAGCATGCCGGTCTGATCTCCGCCAGCCTGTTGTCGGACATCTTTTTCACCGGCTGGGGCATACGCACCATTGCCAGCACCGAGCAGCGCTACAACCCGATGTCCTATCACAACGGCTCGATCTGGCCGCACGACAACGCCCTGATCGCGGCCGGCCTGGCCCGCTACGGCTACACGGAAAAAGCCATCGATGTGCTGCAAGGTATCTTCGATGCCTCCCAGGCCATGGAGTTGCACCGGCTGCCCGAACTGTTCTGCGGTTTCAAGCGCCGCGACGATTTCAGTCCGATCCTCTATCCGGTGGCCTGCGCCCCGCAGGCCTGGGCCGCCGCTTCGGTCTACCTGATGCTGCAGGGCTGCATCGGCCTGTCGATCGATGCCGTCAGTAAACGGGTCCGTTTCAACTTTCCGGTTTTGCCTCCGTTTCTCAACGAGGTACGCATCGACAATCTCCGGGTAGGGGCTGATGCTTCCGTGGATGTGGTACTGAAGCGGTACAACGGGGATGTGACCGTAAGCGTGGTGCGCAAGCAGGGGCCGGTGGAGGTGATGATCGTCAAGTAA
- a CDS encoding TolC family protein — protein MLQMYMILAIVLLIPGPANSESLKLSLRESIAMALGTSHRIKAASSGVQAAQQNAAAVESRYYPGIFLDENFIASDTPTRAFMMKLDQGRFTQDDFQTSTLNHPDPRHDFRTAITAEIPLFVPSTAPARAMAVKEAEKEAAHLDAEQEEVAFQVFRLYLQARTAAAQAAVAGQAVADARENLRLADVRSRAGTGLKSDELRARSHLATLEQRLITANNDLAIARMRLATTIGLGLGSRVETQDEPLAFPLDASEESLMAAARAERRDLRAARTELERTDAAVSLATRAYLPTLGAVAGYEMHGSAPFSADNDSWMAGLSLRWQLFDGFGRSRERGRAAALRTAAGERLRSSQDEVEFQVRESLLRREEMLQRREVARHALADAEEAARLVARRFENALATMVELLDAQTALNQARATLQASEADAALATGAVWHACGIFLKEMR, from the coding sequence ATGCTGCAGATGTACATGATACTGGCAATAGTGCTGCTGATTCCGGGACCGGCCAACAGCGAATCCCTGAAGCTGTCGCTCCGGGAGAGCATTGCCATGGCGCTTGGAACGAGCCATCGTATCAAGGCGGCCTCGTCCGGGGTGCAGGCAGCTCAGCAGAATGCGGCAGCCGTGGAGTCGCGCTACTATCCCGGCATCTTCCTCGATGAGAACTTCATTGCGTCCGATACCCCCACACGGGCCTTCATGATGAAGCTCGACCAGGGGCGTTTCACCCAGGACGATTTTCAGACCAGCACGCTCAACCATCCCGACCCGCGGCACGATTTCCGGACCGCCATCACTGCGGAGATCCCCCTGTTTGTCCCCTCCACGGCGCCGGCGCGCGCCATGGCGGTCAAGGAAGCGGAAAAAGAGGCCGCGCACCTGGATGCCGAGCAGGAGGAGGTGGCCTTCCAGGTATTCCGGCTCTACCTGCAGGCCCGCACGGCCGCGGCCCAGGCAGCGGTTGCCGGGCAGGCGGTGGCGGATGCCCGCGAAAACCTGCGCCTGGCCGATGTGCGCAGCCGGGCCGGCACCGGTCTGAAGTCCGACGAACTGCGCGCTCGCAGCCATCTCGCCACCCTGGAGCAGCGCCTGATCACGGCCAACAATGACCTGGCCATCGCCCGGATGCGTCTGGCCACGACCATCGGTCTTGGCCTCGGTTCCCGGGTGGAAACGCAGGATGAGCCGCTGGCGTTCCCTCTCGACGCCAGCGAAGAGAGCCTCATGGCCGCGGCCCGCGCGGAGCGGCGCGACCTGCGCGCCGCGCGCACCGAGCTGGAGCGGACGGACGCCGCGGTGAGTCTGGCCACCAGGGCCTATCTGCCGACTCTGGGGGCCGTGGCCGGCTACGAGATGCACGGTTCAGCGCCATTCAGCGCCGACAACGATTCCTGGATGGCCGGCCTGAGCCTCCGCTGGCAACTGTTCGACGGTTTCGGCCGCTCCCGCGAGCGCGGCCGGGCCGCGGCCCTGCGGACGGCTGCCGGGGAGCGCCTGCGGAGCAGTCAGGACGAGGTCGAATTTCAGGTGCGGGAAAGCCTGCTCAGGCGGGAAGAGATGCTGCAGCGCCGGGAGGTGGCGCGCCATGCCCTGGCAGATGCCGAGGAGGCGGCCCGCCTGGTGGCCCGGCGCTTCGAAAATGCCCTGGCTACCATGGTGGAACTGCTGGATGCCCAGACAGCCCTGAACCAGGCCCGGGCCACGCTTCAGGCCAGCGAGGCCGATGCCGCGCTGGCGACCGGCGCGGTCTGGCATGCCTGCGGGATCTTTCTGAAGGAGATGAGATGA
- a CDS encoding efflux RND transporter periplasmic adaptor subunit, translating to MKQRIMALLCAAVLLGGCSRGHDGGKQASAPPVVLKGLALQAVTRSALPDTLEATGTVRARTSAVVASRIPGTLSMLNVREGDRVSKGQVLARLDAQEHQAAAAAALAGIDEAQQALEESRARQRLADLTFERFRRLFDEQAVTRQEFDIRRTERDLAAQAVARAEARLKQAREGSGAARTLADQTSILAPLTGIVTSRQADPGSTVFPAQPLMTIEDGTHYQLELDIPENMVARLRPGMPVGVTLDALGAAPASFTARIDEIVPAADPRSRTVVAKVPLERAGLRSGMFGRGSITLGSSTSGILVAEQGIVRRGALTSVWVVDRDNVARLRLVKAGKTASGRVEILAGLSEGERVVVSGAEKVSEGARIE from the coding sequence ATGAAACAGCGAATCATGGCGCTTCTGTGCGCGGCCGTGCTGCTCGGCGGGTGCTCCCGGGGGCACGATGGCGGGAAACAGGCCAGCGCGCCCCCCGTGGTGCTGAAGGGGCTTGCGCTGCAGGCGGTCACCCGCTCGGCCCTGCCCGATACCCTGGAGGCGACCGGAACGGTGCGCGCCCGCACCAGCGCGGTGGTGGCCTCCCGCATCCCCGGCACGCTCAGCATGCTGAACGTGCGGGAAGGGGACCGGGTCAGCAAGGGGCAGGTGCTGGCCCGGCTGGACGCCCAGGAACATCAGGCCGCCGCCGCGGCAGCCCTGGCCGGGATCGACGAAGCGCAGCAGGCGCTCGAAGAGAGCCGGGCGCGCCAGCGGCTGGCCGACCTGACCTTCGAGCGGTTCCGCAGGCTGTTCGACGAACAGGCCGTCACCCGCCAGGAGTTCGACATCCGGCGGACCGAACGGGACCTGGCCGCCCAGGCCGTGGCGCGGGCCGAGGCGCGCCTGAAGCAGGCCCGGGAAGGCTCGGGGGCGGCCCGGACCCTGGCCGACCAGACGAGCATCCTCGCACCGCTCACGGGCATCGTCACCAGCCGGCAGGCGGACCCGGGCAGCACGGTTTTCCCGGCCCAGCCTCTGATGACCATCGAGGACGGAACGCACTATCAACTTGAGCTCGATATCCCGGAGAACATGGTGGCCAGACTCAGGCCGGGTATGCCGGTGGGGGTGACGCTGGATGCCCTGGGTGCCGCACCCGCCTCATTCACCGCCCGGATTGACGAAATCGTGCCGGCTGCCGACCCGCGCAGCCGCACCGTTGTCGCCAAGGTTCCCCTGGAGCGGGCCGGACTCAGGTCGGGCATGTTCGGGCGGGGCAGCATCACCCTGGGCAGTTCCACCTCCGGTATTCTGGTGGCGGAGCAGGGGATCGTGAGACGCGGAGCCCTGACCTCGGTCTGGGTGGTTGACCGGGACAACGTGGCCCGTCTGCGCCTGGTGAAGGCCGGCAAGACGGCCAGCGGCCGGGTCGAGATCCTGGCCGGCCTGTCGGAGGGGGAGCGGGTGGTGGTATCGGGCGCGGAGAAGGTCAGCGAAGGAGCCAGGATCGAATGA
- a CDS encoding efflux RND transporter permease subunit: protein MSQGNPLGFAGHMARAFINSKLTPLIVVAALLLGLYAVKQTPREEEPQISVPMVDIYLPMPGSAPQEVQERVVKPLEAKLWEITGVEYLYSMSRPGLGIITVRFLVGQNMEESLVKLYNKVMSNRTLLPPGAAEPLVVPKSIDDVPIMALTLWSGRYDHDTLRTLAREVADELKKGANTAEVEIRGGLSRQVRVVLDAPRLAGYGLSPLQVAAALQKGNATLPSGSFSSANRELLVDTGGFLDNAEAVRRLVVGVYNGKPVYLADVAHVEDGPSEPADYVFFGVGAAAHAGATGPVAQSGRGSASPLQINENADYPAVTISVAKRKGANATWVAEDLLAKVESLKGTLIPADVQVTVTRNYGETAKEKNNELLFHMFLAAISVTILIALFMGWRAGAVAAIAIPVTLALTMLVFNLIGYTLNRITLFALIFSIGILVDDAIVVVENIHRYFTTTVLKPLEAAIRAVDEIGNPTVLATFAVIASILPMGFVGGLMGPYMRPIPVGASMAMLFSLLIAFIVTPYFAFRFMRGESHHGTAEAPEESRLTAFYRKWMGRLIHEKRLRCGFLTGVVVLLLLSCSLIWFKAVTVKMLPFDNKNELQVIIDAPEGTPLEQTARITREMGDALRRVPEVTDFQMYVGTSAPFNFNGLVRHYYLREAPNQADIQVNLLPKDQRSDQSHAIAKRIRPLLKTVADRYGARVKVAEIPPGPPVLATLVAEVYGPDDASRAAIAAKVRTIMEKTVGVVDVDWYREADQEKITFGVDREKAALSGISVEDVARTLAIALHGQDVGLLHQAGAKEPVFINLRLPTAQRSSVANLSAIHVPGPQGSVPLSQLVRVTVGDEAKTLYRKNLKNVVYVIGDVAGQIEAPVYAILKMQKEISDLPTPDGTRIEILASRQPWSERHMGMKWDGEWHITYEVFRDLGIAFGAVMVLIYILVVAWFRDFTTPLVIMAPIPLTLIGILPGHALFGAFFTATSMIGFIALAGIIVRNSIILIDFAEMKRREGMALDEAIIEAGAVRFRPMLLTAAAVVVGSFVIVFDPIFQGLAIAMMCGEIASTALSRVTVPILYYLVQSWKERHNSATTKGTKEHEEGLKT from the coding sequence ATGAGTCAGGGGAATCCGCTCGGCTTTGCTGGACACATGGCCCGTGCCTTCATCAACTCGAAGCTGACCCCGCTGATCGTGGTGGCCGCACTGCTGCTTGGACTGTATGCCGTGAAGCAGACCCCCCGCGAGGAAGAACCCCAGATCTCCGTCCCCATGGTGGACATCTACCTGCCGATGCCCGGCTCGGCGCCGCAGGAGGTTCAGGAACGGGTGGTCAAGCCGCTGGAGGCCAAGCTGTGGGAGATCACCGGGGTCGAGTACCTCTATTCCATGAGCCGTCCCGGCCTGGGGATCATCACCGTGCGCTTTCTGGTGGGGCAGAACATGGAGGAGTCGCTGGTCAAGCTCTACAACAAGGTGATGAGCAACCGCACCCTCCTTCCGCCCGGCGCGGCTGAACCGCTGGTGGTGCCCAAATCCATCGACGATGTGCCGATCATGGCCCTGACCCTCTGGTCGGGCCGCTACGATCATGACACCCTGCGCACCCTGGCCCGGGAAGTGGCGGACGAGCTGAAGAAGGGGGCAAACACTGCCGAGGTGGAGATCAGGGGAGGGCTCTCCCGTCAGGTGCGGGTTGTGCTGGATGCGCCGCGCCTGGCCGGATACGGGCTCTCACCGCTTCAGGTGGCCGCGGCCCTGCAGAAGGGGAACGCCACTCTTCCCTCGGGCAGCTTCTCCAGTGCCAACAGGGAGCTGCTGGTGGATACGGGCGGTTTTCTGGACAACGCCGAGGCGGTCAGGCGCCTGGTGGTGGGGGTCTACAACGGCAAACCGGTCTACCTGGCCGATGTGGCCCACGTGGAAGATGGCCCGAGCGAACCGGCCGATTATGTCTTTTTCGGGGTGGGAGCGGCGGCACACGCAGGGGCGACCGGCCCGGTCGCCCAATCCGGACGAGGCAGCGCCTCGCCCCTGCAGATCAATGAAAACGCCGACTACCCGGCCGTGACCATCTCCGTGGCCAAACGCAAGGGGGCCAACGCCACCTGGGTGGCCGAGGACCTGCTGGCCAAGGTCGAGTCCCTGAAGGGGACCCTGATCCCGGCGGACGTGCAGGTCACGGTCACGCGCAACTACGGCGAGACCGCCAAGGAGAAGAACAACGAGCTCCTGTTCCACATGTTCCTGGCCGCCATATCGGTCACCATCCTGATCGCCCTGTTCATGGGGTGGCGTGCCGGGGCGGTGGCCGCCATCGCCATCCCGGTCACCCTGGCCCTGACCATGCTGGTCTTCAACCTGATCGGTTACACCCTGAACCGCATCACCCTGTTTGCCCTGATCTTCTCCATCGGCATCCTGGTGGACGATGCCATCGTGGTGGTTGAGAACATCCACCGCTACTTCACCACCACCGTGCTGAAGCCGCTGGAGGCGGCCATCCGTGCGGTGGACGAGATCGGCAACCCCACGGTGCTGGCCACCTTTGCGGTCATCGCCTCCATCCTCCCCATGGGGTTCGTCGGGGGACTGATGGGGCCCTACATGCGCCCCATCCCGGTGGGTGCCAGCATGGCCATGCTCTTCTCCCTGCTGATCGCCTTCATCGTCACCCCCTACTTCGCCTTCCGCTTCATGCGGGGCGAGTCCCACCATGGCACGGCGGAAGCCCCGGAAGAGTCGCGGCTGACCGCCTTTTACCGGAAATGGATGGGGCGCCTGATCCACGAGAAACGCCTCCGCTGCGGCTTCCTGACCGGCGTGGTGGTCCTGTTGCTCCTCTCCTGCTCCCTGATCTGGTTCAAGGCCGTGACCGTCAAGATGCTCCCGTTCGACAACAAGAACGAGCTGCAGGTGATCATCGACGCCCCCGAGGGGACCCCCCTGGAACAGACCGCCCGCATTACCCGCGAGATGGGTGACGCCCTGCGGAGGGTGCCGGAGGTGACCGACTTCCAGATGTACGTCGGCACCAGCGCCCCCTTCAATTTCAACGGCCTGGTGCGCCACTACTACCTGCGCGAGGCGCCCAACCAGGCCGACATTCAGGTGAACCTGCTTCCCAAGGACCAGCGCTCGGACCAGTCCCACGCCATTGCCAAACGCATCCGCCCGCTGCTGAAAACGGTGGCCGACCGATACGGGGCCCGGGTCAAGGTGGCTGAAATTCCGCCCGGCCCGCCGGTGCTGGCCACCCTGGTGGCCGAGGTCTACGGCCCGGACGACGCCAGCCGCGCTGCCATCGCCGCCAAGGTCAGGACGATCATGGAAAAGACGGTCGGTGTGGTGGATGTGGACTGGTACCGCGAGGCTGACCAGGAGAAGATCACCTTTGGCGTTGACCGGGAAAAGGCGGCCCTGTCGGGCATCAGCGTGGAGGATGTGGCCCGGACCCTGGCCATCGCACTCCATGGCCAGGACGTGGGGCTTCTGCACCAGGCCGGGGCCAAAGAGCCGGTCTTCATCAACCTGCGCCTGCCAACCGCCCAGAGAAGCTCGGTGGCGAACCTCTCCGCCATCCACGTCCCCGGCCCCCAAGGCAGCGTGCCGCTCTCCCAGTTAGTGCGGGTTACGGTCGGGGACGAGGCAAAGACCCTCTACCGCAAGAACCTCAAGAACGTGGTCTATGTCATCGGCGACGTGGCGGGCCAGATAGAGGCCCCGGTCTATGCCATACTGAAGATGCAAAAGGAGATCAGCGACCTCCCCACGCCTGACGGCACGCGGATCGAGATCCTCGCCAGCCGCCAGCCCTGGTCGGAACGGCACATGGGGATGAAGTGGGACGGCGAGTGGCACATCACTTACGAGGTCTTCCGCGACCTGGGGATCGCCTTCGGCGCGGTAATGGTGCTGATCTACATCCTGGTGGTGGCCTGGTTCCGGGACTTTACCACGCCGCTCGTGATCATGGCCCCGATCCCGCTGACCCTGATCGGCATCCTGCCCGGCCATGCCCTGTTCGGCGCCTTCTTCACCGCCACCTCCATGATCGGCTTCATTGCCCTGGCCGGAATCATCGTGCGCAACTCGATCATCCTGATCGATTTCGCCGAGATGAAGCGCCGTGAGGGCATGGCCCTGGACGAGGCCATCATCGAGGCGGGCGCGGTGCGGTTCCGCCCCATGCTGCTCACCGCGGCCGCGGTGGTGGTGGGGAGCTTCGTGATCGTGTTCGACCCGATCTTCCAGGGACTGGCCATTGCCATGATGTGCGGCGAGATCGCCTCCACCGCCTTGTCGCGGGTGACGGTGCCGATCTTGTATTATCTCGTGCAGAGCTGGAAAGAACGGCATAATTCTGCAACCACGAAGGGCACGAAGGAACACGAAGAGGGGCTCAAAACATGA
- a CDS encoding C-GCAxxG-C-C family protein translates to MFRSKKAQPASEGRELAEQCRIEAEALYSSGTHHCAEAVVGAVSGFGGGSGSGCICGAVSGDTAAMGLVVNSRKDIMHLTRELHTWFKEKYRVTCCKTIRAANDKGICPIITGEVAGRIAEMLSHR, encoded by the coding sequence ATGTTCCGGTCGAAAAAGGCGCAACCAGCAAGCGAAGGAAGGGAATTGGCAGAGCAATGCCGCATCGAGGCCGAGGCGCTGTACAGCTCCGGCACGCACCACTGCGCCGAGGCGGTGGTGGGGGCGGTCAGTGGCTTTGGCGGCGGCTCCGGGTCAGGGTGCATCTGCGGCGCAGTGTCGGGCGACACGGCCGCCATGGGGCTCGTGGTGAACAGCAGAAAGGACATCATGCACCTGACTCGCGAGCTGCACACCTGGTTCAAGGAGAAATACCGGGTGACCTGCTGCAAGACCATCCGCGCCGCCAACGACAAGGGGATCTGTCCCATCATCACCGGCGAGGTGGCGGGGCGGATCGCCGAGATGCTGTCGCATCGGTAA
- a CDS encoding DUF2892 domain-containing protein encodes MKEEFYIERVVRIIAGTFVMVSLLLAHFHSPYWLWFTAFVGLNLFQSGFTQFCPMFGILAKLGVPRFPKGCCK; translated from the coding sequence ATGAAAGAAGAATTCTATATCGAGCGGGTCGTGAGGATCATCGCCGGGACATTCGTGATGGTCTCGCTGCTGCTGGCCCATTTCCATAGCCCCTACTGGCTCTGGTTCACCGCCTTCGTGGGGCTGAACCTGTTCCAGTCCGGATTCACCCAGTTCTGCCCGATGTTCGGCATTCTGGCGAAGCTGGGGGTGCCGAGGTTTCCAAAGGGCTGCTGCAAATAG
- a CDS encoding pitrilysin family protein has translation MFDNLPNVRMTTLSNGIRVATQKIAGMQSAAVGIRIDSSTRHEDAESGGASHFIEHLLFKGTPTRTADRIMEEFDALGARVNAYTSQEEVFYYAVSRAAAVPATLAILADMFVHSNLPPTEVEKERGVVLQEIAMNYDNPGRFVYNRFHQGFWKAHPLGSPILGTAESIGAISRDRLMSHKLSHYLAHATIVSAAGNLEHDRIVDLTERLLGGLPTGRLPVTVPEPGWSPATADHLHYQRQMEQTQFYMGYPLPPAGNEHRHTLAVFNQILGSGMSSRLFREVRERRSLAYSVYSQMASYSDTAGLLIYAGTSADRAQEAIDVSHGEVLRFCRERVSHETLEAAKEQIRSKRLMALDECETQVRRISNTTSLLGAPEPIATSLQAIAAVTAEDIQSVAQELFENVVPRVESVGPGDGPGLPR, from the coding sequence ATGTTCGATAACCTGCCGAATGTGCGGATGACGACCCTTTCAAACGGGATCAGGGTGGCAACCCAGAAAATTGCCGGCATGCAGAGCGCTGCCGTGGGAATACGGATCGACAGCAGCACCAGGCACGAGGATGCCGAGAGCGGCGGAGCGTCACATTTCATCGAGCACCTGCTGTTCAAGGGCACCCCGACGCGCACCGCAGACCGGATCATGGAGGAGTTCGACGCGCTGGGAGCCCGGGTGAATGCCTATACCAGCCAGGAGGAGGTCTTCTACTACGCCGTCTCGCGTGCGGCAGCGGTGCCTGCGACCCTGGCGATCCTGGCTGACATGTTCGTGCATTCAAACCTGCCGCCGACGGAGGTCGAGAAGGAGCGCGGGGTGGTGCTGCAGGAAATAGCCATGAACTACGACAACCCCGGCCGCTTCGTCTATAACCGCTTTCATCAGGGCTTCTGGAAGGCCCATCCGCTCGGATCGCCGATCCTCGGCACAGCCGAATCGATCGGCGCGATTTCCCGCGACCGCCTGATGTCGCACAAACTATCCCATTACCTGGCCCATGCCACCATCGTGTCGGCGGCCGGCAATCTGGAGCACGATCGCATCGTAGACCTGACCGAGCGGCTGCTGGGGGGATTGCCGACCGGACGGCTGCCGGTGACGGTTCCCGAACCGGGCTGGAGCCCTGCCACTGCCGATCATCTCCATTATCAACGCCAGATGGAGCAGACCCAGTTCTACATGGGCTACCCGCTTCCGCCGGCCGGCAACGAGCACCGCCACACCCTGGCGGTATTCAACCAGATCCTGGGCAGCGGCATGAGTTCCCGGCTGTTCCGGGAAGTCAGGGAGCGCCGCAGCCTGGCCTATTCGGTCTACTCGCAGATGGCCTCCTACAGCGATACGGCTGGTCTCCTGATCTACGCCGGCACCAGCGCCGACCGCGCCCAGGAAGCGATCGACGTCAGCCATGGGGAGGTGCTGCGGTTCTGCAGGGAGCGGGTCAGCCACGAGACGCTGGAGGCGGCCAAGGAGCAGATCCGTTCCAAACGGCTGATGGCGCTGGACGAATGCGAGACCCAGGTGCGCCGCATCTCCAACACCACCTCGCTCTTGGGTGCGCCGGAGCCGATCGCAACGTCGCTGCAGGCCATCGCCGCGGTCACGGCCGAAGATATTCAGAGCGTGGCGCAGGAGCTGTTCGAGAATGTGGTGCCGCGGGTCGAATCGGTGGGACCGGGGGATGGGCCGGGGTTGCCGCGCTGA
- a CDS encoding pyridoxamine 5'-phosphate oxidase family protein — MVTEETRAFLDGIQTAIVATSDAEGHPHLALGSGFRFMDESHIVFQNWFCRTTLQNLESNPRVALAVLREPGGTGYQFIGSVVRSSDAALLGGYAPDVEPPDEPQALIRLVVRVERVLAFCSGFHTDLPVEFDSAVHL; from the coding sequence ATGGTAACCGAGGAGACGAGGGCGTTTCTGGACGGCATACAGACGGCAATCGTTGCCACGTCCGACGCGGAGGGACATCCCCATCTGGCGCTGGGAAGCGGTTTCCGCTTCATGGACGAAAGTCACATCGTATTCCAGAACTGGTTTTGCCGGACGACCCTGCAGAATCTGGAGAGCAACCCGCGGGTGGCGCTGGCGGTACTGCGGGAACCGGGCGGCACCGGTTACCAGTTCATCGGCAGCGTGGTCCGCAGCAGTGATGCCGCTCTGCTGGGGGGATACGCGCCGGACGTTGAGCCCCCCGATGAGCCGCAGGCCCTGATCCGCCTGGTGGTGCGGGTGGAGCGGGTACTGGCGTTTTGCAGCGGGTTTCACACCGATCTGCCTGTCGAATTTGACAGTGCGGTACACCTGTGA
- a CDS encoding adenosine-specific kinase, giving the protein MNLEMHAVKIDYPEGCNIIMGQAHFIKTAEDLYEIVATTLPQARFGVAFSEASGACLIRTEGNDQELEHVCATALKAIGAGHVFCILLRDGYPINILNQLKHCPEVCTIYCATANPLQVMVASTLQGWGILGVIDGFPPKGIESDEDRQERRELLRRIGYKR; this is encoded by the coding sequence ATGAACCTGGAAATGCATGCGGTAAAGATAGATTACCCGGAAGGGTGCAATATCATCATGGGACAGGCCCATTTCATCAAGACCGCCGAGGACCTGTACGAGATCGTGGCCACCACCCTGCCGCAGGCCCGGTTCGGAGTGGCCTTCAGCGAAGCCTCCGGCGCCTGCCTGATCAGGACCGAGGGGAACGATCAGGAGCTGGAGCATGTCTGTGCCACTGCCCTGAAGGCGATCGGTGCCGGCCATGTCTTCTGCATCCTGCTGCGGGATGGGTACCCGATCAATATCCTCAACCAGTTGAAGCACTGTCCGGAGGTTTGCACCATCTACTGCGCCACAGCTAACCCGCTCCAGGTGATGGTCGCCTCCACCCTGCAGGGGTGGGGTATCCTGGGGGTGATCGACGGTTTTCCCCCCAAAGGTATCGAGTCCGACGAAGACCGACAGGAACGGCGGGAGCTTCTGCGGCGGATCGGGTACAAGCGGTGA